A single genomic interval of Helianthus annuus cultivar XRQ/B chromosome 6, HanXRQr2.0-SUNRISE, whole genome shotgun sequence harbors:
- the LOC110944733 gene encoding zinc finger MYM-type protein 1-like, producing MGNRAALAAGATNERLPRQAEKQGRRRGISVQKFSEVGTQCHRLIFAFFNLLEYLLLHSEVGTQAKKRKQEALIESQKGALLKFCTPTTSQPTNDSDTPTTSQPTNDIDTPTNNEPTNDSDTPTNNEPTNDEKPTNDEFTTDEIPINFVDPSQWNNISIVLRDILVEKGPIKIHDYDFPQDEHSRSFNTSHYMRTLPNGETLERKWLIYSIDLDRAFCFCCKLFNVNQCTSSLAKEGNNDWKNISSKLKEHEKSKVHINNMRIWMELEIRLAKNKTIDKQNQNQLNKEKEHWRNVLKRSIALVKSLGTHNLAFRGTNEQLYEENNGLFLAGIEMIAEFDPIMQEHVRRIQNKEIHNHYLGPRMQNELIQLLSNEVKTRIIKKVKEAKYFSIILDCTPDISHKEQMSIILRCLDISPTSIEVKEYFLEFLIVNDTTGKGLFNSITEELNRIGLNVDDIRGQGYDNGSNMKGKHKGVQKRLLEVNPRAFYAPCGCHSLNLVISDMASACDKVQDFFGTIQRIYSIFASSTKRWKILQDNIPYLTLKSLSQTRWESRLESVKAIRFQAPKLRDALMDLYRDSTEANVKSEAKSLVENELDKFEFLLAMVIWYEVLHAINVVSKNLQSKDMCIDIAIKQLDGLIIYFKKFRDEGFENAMIEAKELALKMGIEPSFREKRVIRRNRRFDENVDNETLKTPIDCFRTDYFLYIVDQASVSLESRFAQFKEFEQIFGFLFSIKKLKSLDQKILKEKCIYLEKFWNYDNHIDIDGLDLFDELKMLRDIIHVESDTLTNILTYIKNFNSFPNAYIAYRIVLTIPVTVATAERSFSKLKLIKNYLRSTMSQERLNGLAIMSIEKDFLEELDYDNFIKEFASVKARKVDFI from the exons ACGTGGAATATCAGTTCAGAAGTTCTCGGAAGTCGGAACTCAATGCCATAGACTCATATTTGCTTTTTTCAATTTGTTGGAATATCTTCTTCTCCACTCGGAAGTCGGAACTCAG GCTAAAAAACGTAAACAAGAAGCTTTAATTGAATCACAAAAGGGAGCACTTCTAAAATTTTGTACGCCTACAACAAGTCAACCTACAAACGATAGTGATACACCTACAACAAGTCAACCTACAAACGATATTGATACACCTACAAATAATGAACCTACAAACGATAGTGATACACCTACAAATAATGAACCTACAAACGACGAAAAACCTACAAATGATGAATTTACAACCGATGAAATACCTATAAATTTTGTTGATCCAAGTCAATGGAATAATATTAGTATTGTTCTAAGAGATATACTCGTAGAAAAAGGTCCGATTAAAATTCATGATTACGATTTTCCACAAGATGAACACTCAAGAAGCTTTAATACATCTCACTATATGCGAACATTACCAAATGGTGAAACGCTAGAAAGAAAATGGTTGATTTATTCTATAGATTTGGATAGAgcgttttgtttttgttgtaAATTGTTTAACGTGAATCAATGTACTAGTAGCTTAGCTAAAGAAGGTAATAACGATTGGAAAAATATTAGTAGTAAATTAAAAGAACATGAAAAAAGTAAAGTACATATTAACAATATGAGAATATGGATGGAACTAGAGATAAGATTGGCGAAAAATAAGACAATCGAtaaacaaaatcaaaatcaattaaataaagaaaaagaACATTGGAGAAATGTGCTAAAAAGAAGTATTGCCCTTGTAAAGAGTCTTGGTACACATAATTTAGCATTTCGTGGGACAAATGAACAATTGTATGAAGAAAACAATGGTTTATTTTTAGCCGGTATTGAGATGATTGCAGAATTTGACCCGATAATGCAAGAACATGTTAGACGCATACAAAATAAAGAAATTCATAATCATTATCTTGGACCCAGAATGCAAAATGAACTAATACAATTATTATCAAATGAGGTCAAAACAAGAATTATTAAAAAGGTTAAAGAAGCTAAATACTTTTCAATTATTCTTGATTGCACACCCGATATAAGCCACAAAGAACAAATGTCCATTATCTTACGATGTTTAGATATTTCGCCAACTTCAATAGAAGTTAAAGAAtactttttagaatttttaataGTGAATGATACAACCGGTAAAGGTCTTTTTAATTCTATTACTGAGGAACTTAATAGAATAGGACTTAATGTGGATGACATTAGAGGCCAAGGTTATGATAATGGTTCAAATATGAAAGGAAAACATAAGGGAGTACAAAAACGATTGTTAGAAGTTAATCCTAGAGCCTTTTATGCTCCATGTGGTTGTCATAGTTTAAATTTAGTTATTTCTGATATGGCTAGCGCTTGTGACAAAGTTCAAGATTTTTTTGGAACCATACAACGTATTTATTCTATTTTTGCATCATCCACTAAAAGATGGAAAATTTTACAAGATAATATACCATATTTAACTCTTAAATCATTATCACAAACACGTTGGGAAAGTCGATTAGAAAGTGTTAAAGCAATTAGGTTTCAAGCTCCAAAACTAAGAGATGCATTAATGGATTTGTATCGTGATAGTACTGAGGCAAATGTTAAAAGTGAGGCTAAATCTTTAGTTGAAAATGAGTTGGATAAATTTGAATTTTTATTAGCGATGGTTATTTGGTATGAGGTTTTACATGCTATTAATGTAGTTAGTAAAAACTTACAATCAAAagatatgtgtatagatattgCTATAAAACAACTAGATGgacttattatttattttaaaaagttTAGGGATGAAGGATTTGAAAATGCTATGATTGAGGCTAAAGAACTTGCTTTAAAGATGGGCATTGAACCTAGTTTTCGTGAAAAACGTGTTATTCGTAGAAATAGAAGATTTGATGAAAATGTTGATAATGAGACTTTGAAAACTCCTATTGATTGTTTTAGAACGGATTACTTTTTATACATAGTAGATCAAGCTAGTGTTTCACTCGAAAGTAGATTTGCTCAGTTTAAAGAGTTCGAACaaatttttggttttttgttTAGTATAAAAAAGTTAAAATCTTTAGATCAAAAAATTTTAAAAGAGAAGTGCATTTATCTGGAAAAGTTTTGGAACTATGATAATCATATTGATATTGATGGTTTAGATTTATTTGACGAACTAAAAATGCTAAGAGACATTATACATGTAGAATCTGACACACTTACCAATATATTAACTTATATTAAAAACTTTAATTCTTTTCCAAATGCATATATCGCCTATAGAATTGTGTTAACCATTCCTGTAACCGTTGCTACAGCAGAACGTAGCTTTTCcaaattaaaactaataaaaaattaCTTAAGATCTACAATGTCACAAGAAAGATTAAACGGTTTAGCTATTATGTCAATCGAAAAAGATTTTTTAGAAGAACTTGATTACGATAATTTCATCAAAGAATTTGCCTCGGTTAAAGCTAGaaaagtagattttatttaa